One Brassica oleracea var. oleracea cultivar TO1000 chromosome C7, BOL, whole genome shotgun sequence genomic window carries:
- the LOC106301709 gene encoding 5'-methylthioadenosine/S-adenosylhomocysteine nucleosidase 1-like has translation MGSDGDEATDIELEKSLRRPISTVVFVIAMQAEAQPLVNKFGLSDSPPLGVGGKGLPWVVYQGFHKHLRIYVVCPGKESFSRKTSLSRFQGLIVLELFPDILINARTCGAFKL, from the exons ATGGGTAGTGATGGAGATGAAGCGACTGACATCGAATTGGAGAAGAGTCTTCGTCGACCTATCTCCACGGTCGTCTTCGTCATCG CGATGCAAGCGGAGGCTCAACCTTTGGTCAACAAGTTCGGACTCTCTGATTCTCCTCC GCTTGGTGTTGGTGGGAAAGGACTCCCATGGGTTGTCTATCAAGGTTTTCATAAACATCTTCGTATCTATGTTGTCTGCCCCGGCAAGGAATCCTTCTCAAG GAAGACTAGTCTCTCTCGCTTCCAGGGGTTGATTGTGTTGGAACTGTTCCCTGACATTCTCATCAATGCCCGTACCTGCGGTGCCTTTAAGCTTTAA
- the LOC106303491 gene encoding uncharacterized protein LOC106303491 produces MKGGIRASFVVQKDGSRETNDVERKYHIVFDAAYYSETASVARLSERNGLGPQKHNTGQKSFQQIEYEMVEELGRPVSLGEVYIKTHTKKDGTYVDLKAEQVAEIYKKNKEAKLTALEAENSQSSDGASNDRQLSIEEDTEIFLLSTFTDERGHYYGIGSLQQTLVNGKRKYSEVSSSAFLDMNKQLEEAHRKIEEQAASNAAQATTIAEQGSTIAEQGATIAEQAKQINEFAVVKKFLSATDHRFDQFVSTNSTT; encoded by the exons ATGAAAGGTGGGATACGTGCCAGTTTTGTGGTGCAGAAAGATGGAAGCCGAGAGACAAACGACGTAGAACGAAAGTACCATATAGTC TTTGATGCTGCTTATTACAGTGAAACTGCATCAGTGGCTCGTTTGTCTGAACGGAACGGACTTGGTCCACAAAAGCACAACACTGGCCAGAAGTCTTTCCAACAAATCGAATATGAAATG GTTGAAGAATTGGGCAGACCAGTTTCTCTTGGGGAAGTTTACATCAAGACACATACAAAAAAGGATGGGACCTATGTTGATTTGAAAGCTGAGCAGGTTGCAGAGATATATAAGAAGAACAAAGAAGCCAAGTTGACTGCCCTTGAGGCTGAAAACTCACAGAGTTCAGATGGTGCTTCCAATGATCGACAGCTCTCCATAGAGGAGGATACCGAGATATTCCTTTTG TCTACTTTCACAGATGAAAGAGGACATTACTATGGCATTGGAAGCCTCCAGCAAACTCTCGTCAATGGTAAACGGAAGTACAGTGAGGTCTCTTCTTCTGCATTCCTTGACATGAATAAGCAGCTTGAAGAAGCTCACCGCAAAATAGAAGAGCAGGCTGCTTCTAATGCAGCACAGGCTACTACTATTGCTGAGCAGGGCTCTACTATTGCAGAGCAGGGTGCTACTATTGCAGAGCAAGCAAAGCAGATCAATGAATTTGCTGTAGTGAAGAAGTTTCTGTCTGCAACTGATCATAGATTTGATCAGTTCGTATCTACTAATTCCACCACCTGA
- the LOC106305074 gene encoding auxin-responsive protein SAUR15 isoform X2, translating to MAFLRSFLGGKQAMRSKSSSTPRGFMAVYVGENDDTKNRYVVPVSYLNQPLFQELLSKSEEEFGYDHPLGAGTGLTILCHESLFFTVTSQIR from the exons ATGGCTTTTCTGAGAAGTTTCTTGGGTGGTAAGCAAGCAATGCGGAGTAAATCATCTTCGACACCAAGAGGATTCATGGCGGTTTATGTTGGAGAGAATGATGACACGAAGAACAGATACGTTGTCCCAGTTTCATATTTGAATCAGCCTTTGTTTCAAGAACTGCTGAGTAAATCAGAGGAAGAGTTTGGGTATGATCATCCTTTGGGTG CCGGCACTGGCTTAACCATACTGTGCCATGAATCTTTGTTCTTCACCGTCACATCTCAGATTCGATGA
- the LOC106304001 gene encoding auxin-induced protein 15A-like produces MAAKRSSKLTQTAMLKQIIKRCSSLGKKQCYDEEGLPLDVPKGHFPVYVGENRTRYIVPITFLSHPEFLILLQQAEEEFGFHHMGGLTIPCEEVVFLSLTSMIR; encoded by the coding sequence ATGGCGGCAAAGAGATCTTCGAAGCTAACACAGACAGCGATGCTAAAGCAAATCATAAAGAGATGCTCGAGCTTAGGCAAGAAACAATGCTACGACGAGGAAGGTCTCCCTCTTGACGTACCAAAGGGACATTTTCCAGTTTACGTAGGGGAAAATCGTACGAGGTACATCGTACCAATCACTTTCTTGTCTCATCCCGAATTTCTGATCCTACTTCAACAAGCAGAGGAAGAGTTCGGTTTCCACCACATGGGAGGACTCACTATCCCTTGTGAAGAAGTCGTTTTTCTCTCCCTAACATCCATGATCCGATGA
- the LOC106302014 gene encoding auxin-induced protein X15-like, protein MAIRVPRMLQSSKQILRQEKMFSSSSSSSSYLEVPKGYLAVYVGERKMKRFVVPISYLNQPSFQDLLRRAEEEFGFDHPMGGLTIPCSEETLNNLASRLN, encoded by the coding sequence ATGGCGATCAGGGTTCCTCGCATGCTACAATCATCGAAGCAGATTCTCCGTCAAGAAAAAATGTTCTCATCTTCTTCCTCTTCCTCTAGCTATCTTGAAGTTCCAAAAGGCTACTTAGCGGTTTACGTAGGAGAAAGAAAGATGAAGAGATTTGTAGTTCCCATCTCGTACTTGAACCAACCTTCATTTCAAGATCTTCTAAGAAGGGCAGAGGAAGAATTTGGATTTGATCATCCAATGGGTGGCCTCACTATTCCTTGCAGTGAAGAAACCTTAAACAATCTTGCTTCTCGCCTCAACTGA
- the LOC106306096 gene encoding protein BASIC PENTACYSTEINE5-like isoform X2, which yields MMPQHQIKEQHNALVMNKKIMSILAERDAAVKERNEALAAKQEALAARDEALQQRDLAISERDNAIMERENALTALQHRENHLNYILDCAKRGGYQTCFTEETHLPNPSPLSTIPHEPPNTKTKKDRKQETARSKRKKSGGEDLNRQLASPGKKCRKDWDCNDVGLNLVTFDETTMPVPMCTCTGTARQCYKWGNGGWQSSCCTTTLSQYPLPQMPNKRHSRIGGRKMSGNVFSRLLSRLAGEGHDLSSPVDLKDYWARHGTNRYIIIK from the coding sequence ATGATGCCTCAGCATCAGATCAAGGAGCAACATAATGCTCTCGTGATGAATAAGAAGATCATGTCCATCCTTGCCGAGAGGGACGCTGCCGTCAAGGAAAGAAACGAAGCCCTGGCTGCTAAGCAGGAAGCTTTAGCCGCTCGGGATGAAGCCCTTCAGCAACGTGACTTGGCTATCTCTGAGAGAGATAATGCTATCATGGAGAGGGAAAATGCCTTAACTGCTCTTCAACACCGTGAAAACCATCTCAACTACATTTTGGATTGTGCAAAGCGTGGTGGCTACCAAACCTGTTTCACTGAAGAAACCCACTTGCCCAACCCTTCCCCATTGTCAACCATTCCACATGAACCACCCAACACCAAAACGAAAAAAGATCGCAAACAGGAAACGGCCCGGTCAAAGAGAAAGAAATCTGGCGGCGAAGATCTGAACCGTCAGCTTGCTTCTCCTGGGAAGAAATGCAGAAAGGATTGGGACTGTAACGATGTGGGTTTAAACCTTGTCACGTTCGATGAGACGACAATGCCAGTGCCCATGTGCACTTGCACCGGGACTGCTCGTCAGTGTTACAAATGGGGGAATGGCGGGTGGCAATCGTCTTGCTGCACAACCACTTTGTCTCAGTATCCGCTCCCGCAGATGCCAAACAAGCGGCATTCTCGAATAGGCGGTAGGAAAATGAGTGGAAACGTCTTCTCCAGGTTACTTAGCCGTTTAGCTGGTGAAGGGCACGACCTCTCCTCTCCGGTTGATCTCAAGGACTATTGGGCTAGGCATGGCACGAATCGCTACATCATTATCAAGTAG
- the LOC106301708 gene encoding putative ER lumen protein-retaining receptor C28H8.4, translating to MKGGTKSPIQAVWSWVRRQPPKVKAFLAVVSGMAALVLLRFIVHDHDNLFVAAEAVHSIGICVLIYKLMKEKTCAGLSLKSQELTAIFLAVRLYCSFVMEYDIHTILDLATLGTTLWVIFMIRFKLRASFMEDKDNFALYYVLVPCVVLAVLIHPSTSHNILNRISWALCVYLEAVSVLPQLRVMQNTKIVEPFTAHYVFALGVARFLSCAHWVLQVVDTRGRLLVALGYGLWPSMVLISEIVQTFILADFCYYYVKSVFGGQLVLRLPSGVV from the exons ATGAAGGGGGGCACGAAAAGTCCGATCCAGGCGGTGTGGTCATGGGTGAGGAGGCAACCACCGAAGGTGAAGGCTTTTCTGGCGGTGGTCTCAGGCATGGCGGCTTTGGTTCTGCTGAGATTCATAGTCCACGATCACGACAATCTCTTCGTAGCCGCGGAAGCTGTTCACTCAATCGGGATCTGTGTTCTCATCTACAAACTCATGAAAGAAAAGACCTGCGCCG GATTGTCACTGAAATCTCAGGAGCTTACGGCGATCTTTCTAGCAGTTAGGCTGTATTGTAGCTTTGTAATGGAATATGATATACACACCATCCTCGATCTGGCTACTCTTGGAACAACTCTCTGGGTTATTTTTATGATCCGTTTTAAGTTAAGGGCTAGTTTCATGGAGGACAAAGACAACTTTGCTCTCTATTATGTG CTTGTGCCGTGTGTTGTGTTAGCTGTGTTGATCCATCCATCGACCTCTCACAACATATTAAACAGGATTTCGTGGGCTTTGTGTGTGTACCTTGAAGCTGTTTCTGTGCTGCCTCAGCTGCGCGTGATGCAGAACACCAAG ATTGTTGAACCATTCACAGCGCATTATGTCTTTGCACTTGGAGTAGCAAGGTTCCTTAGCTGTGCACACTGGGTTTTACAG GTTGTGGACACGAGGGGAAGATTGCTGGTGGCATTGGGATATGGATTGTGGCCATCGATGGTTCTCATCTCTGAGATTGTTCAAACTTTCATTCTTGCTGATTTCTGTTACTACTACGTCAAAAG TGTATTCGGAGGGCAGCTTGTTCTCCGGCTTCCGTCTGGAGTAGTATAA
- the LOC106306920 gene encoding uncharacterized protein LOC106306920, producing the protein MDMRSNNHQQQQQQVLDGSDIVELVENDKVFENFVEQKFQQLDQDEDGKLSVKELQPAVADIGAALGLPAQGTSPDSDHIYSEVLNEFTHGSREKVSKTEFKEVLSDILLGMAAGLKRDPIVILRLDGEDLSEFIHSPGYEAEIVSIYCSALSGCEEASLRDCIAKALQSLSVDHGMPPNDPWVISNIVEPIVESCLDEEDKREKCVSQERFLEAFKRVVERVAQRLNEQPVIVAHSENTFDGSGIRRLLSNKFEFDKALNVALEIIPKDRHGKVSKEYLRAVLDTVAPSATLPPLGAVSQMDDMIREALKMVNGDDGKMVKEEEFKKTMAEILGSIMLQLEGSPISVSSNSVVHEPLTSATFLPAPPAEADEPSN; encoded by the exons ATGGACATGAGAAGCAACAACCACCAGCAACAACAGCAACAGGTACTTGATGGGTCGGACATAGTCGAGCTGGTCGAAAACGATAAAGTCTTCGAGAATTTTGTGGAACAAAAGTTTCAACAGTTGGATCAAGACGAAGATGGTAAGCTCTCCGTGAAAGAGCTACAGCCTGCCGTTGCTGATATCGGCGCCGCTCTTGGTTTGCCTGCGCAGGGCACTTCTCCTGATTCCGATCACATCTACTCAGAG GTCTTAAACGAATTCACTCATGGAAGTCGAGAGAAAGTGAGCAAGACAGAGTTCAAAGAAGTTTTGTCAGATATTTTGTTGGGCATGGCTGCTGGTCTAAAACGCGACCCCATCGTCATCCTCAGGCTGGACGGTGAGGATCTGTCGGAGTTCATTCACAGCCCTGGATACGAAGCTGAGATCGTCTCCATCTACTGCTCAGCGCTGTCTGGCTGCGAGGAAGCATCGCTCCGTGATTGCATCGCCAAAGCTCTCCAGTCACTTTCTGTTGATCATGGAATGCCTCCTAACGATCCATGG GTAATAAGCAACATTGTCGAACCGATCGTTGAATCTTGTCTTGATGAGGAAGATAAGAGAGAGAAGTGTGTGTCCCAGGAGAGATTCTTGGAAGCATTCAAGAGAGTCGTAGAGAGAGTGGCTCAACGTCTCAATGAACAGCCCGTGATCGTGGCCCACAGCGAAAACACCTTCGATGGGAGCGGCATCAGGAGGCTCCTGTCCAATAAATTCGAATTCGACAAG GCATTAAACGTTGCGTTGGAGATAATCCCAAAAGACCGTCATGGTAAGGTATCCAAAGAGTATCTACGAGCTGTGCTCGATACTGTTGCACCATCTGCGACTTTACCACCATTAGGTGCAGTGTCCCAG ATGGATGATATGATAAGGGAAGCGCTGAAGATGGTGAATGGAGATGATGGAAAGATGGTGAAGGAAGAGGAGTTTAAGAAAACAATGGCGGAGATATTGGGAAGTATAATGTTGCAGCTTGAGGGTAGTCCCATATCGGTCTCCTCTAACTCAGTGGTTCACGAGCCGCTCACCTCCGCCACCTTCCTGCCGGCGCCTCCGGCTGAAGCAGATGAGCCTTCTAATTAA
- the LOC106302015 gene encoding LOW QUALITY PROTEIN: cysteine-rich receptor-like protein kinase 26 (The sequence of the model RefSeq protein was modified relative to this genomic sequence to represent the inferred CDS: inserted 1 base in 1 codon; deleted 1 base in 1 codon) has protein sequence MIQIFSLFFLSLISVLIQIQCLTVQSQPVPLKQICSNVTGNFTVNTPYAVNLDRLISSLSSLRQNDNGFYNISLGDSDGKVNSILHCRGDVKPEDCTNCLPMAGKRLITLCPVQKEAVIWYDKCTVRYSNRTLFKRLEIYPQTSISGTRNFTGDRDGWEKSLRGLLEGLKDRVPVVGRRRKNFVVGETSGPSFQTLYGMVQCTADISEQDCTYCLSQGIAKIPSCCDMKMGSYVLSPSCMVAYAPWRFYDPVDTTNEPSSVPQRNETRSVEQGDQNRGVPPKALIFAAVSAAVVVLFIAFLVVYLRSRKTKLKRRTTSEEPNLEDISTDSMRFDFTMLQEATSQFSVENKLGEGGFGAVYKGVLSDGQEIAVKRLSQNAQQGEIEFKNEFLLVAKLQHRNLVKLLGYSIDGTERLLVYEYLPHTSLDKFIFDPIHGNELDWETRYXVARGLLYLHQDSRLRIIHRDLKASNILLDEEMTPKIADFGLARLFDIDHTTQRYTNRVVGTFGYMAPEYVMHGQFSFKTDVYSFGVLVLEIISGKKNSCFSDEDSMEGLLTFAWRNWKEGIALNLVDKVLMTMSRYSSNMILRCINIGLLCVQDKVSERPSMASVLLMLDGHTLALSEPSRPTFFTHSTMVSDSSSSLGHIAKTSNYNSNTELYPR, from the exons ATGATCCAAATATTCTCTCTTTTTTTTCTTTCTCTGATCTCAGTCTTAATCCAAATCCAATGCCTCACTGTTCAGTCACAACCGGTGCCGTTAAAACAAATCTGCTCAAACGTCACAGGCAACTTCACCGTTAACACCCCTTACGCCGTCAACCTCGACCGTCTCATCTCTTCTCTATCATCTCTCCGGCAGAACGACAACGGATTCTACAACATCTCACTCGGGGACTCAGATGGAAAAGTCAACTCAATCTTACATTGTAGAGGCGATGTCAAACCCGAAGACTGCACCAACTGTCTCCCAATGGCTGGAAAAAGACTTATCACATTGTGTCCGGTTCAGAAAGAGGCGGTTATCTGGTACGATAAATGTACGGTTAGGTACTCGAACCGGACGCTTTTCAAGAGACTTGAGATTTATCCTCAAACAAGCATCTCCGGGACAAGAAACTTCACCGGAGATCGCGACGGCTGGGAGAAATCATTAAGGGGTTTACTCGAAGGGCTTAAAGACAGAGTACCCGTGGTTGGTCGGAGAAGGAAGAACTTTGTGGTCGGAGAAACGAGCGGACCGTCGTTTCAGACACTGTACGGGATGGTCCAGTGCACGGCGGATATATCGGAACAGGATTGCACGTATTGTTTGTCACAGGGTATTGCAAAGATTCCGAGCTGTTGTGATATGAAAATGGGTAGTTATGTCTTGTCTCCTAGCTGTATGGTGGCTTATGCTCCATGGAGATTCTATGATCCAGTGG ACACCACTAATGAGCCAAGCTCAGTGCCTCAACGGAATGAGACGAGAAGTGTTGAACAAG GGGATCAAAACAGAGGTGTACCTCCTAAAGCTTTGATCTTTGCTGCTGTTTCAGCTGCTGTTGTTGTCTTATTTATCGCATTCTTAGTCGTTTACCTAAGATCGAGGAAGACGAAATTAAAGAGGAGGACAACTAGCGAAGAACCAAACCTTGAAG ACATTAGCACAGATTCAATGAGATTTGATTTCACTATGTTACAAGAAGCCACAAGTCAATTTTCAGTGGAAAATAAACTTGGAGAAGGAGGATTTGGCGCAGTTTACAAG GGTGTGCTTTCGGATGGACAAGAAATAGCGGTGAAAAGGTTGTCGCAAAATGCA CAACAAGGTGAAATCGAATTCAAGAACGAGTTCTTATTGGTGGCAAAGCTTCAACATCGTAACCTCGTCAAGCTCTTAGGCTACTCAATAGATGGAACTGAAAGGCTTCTCGTCTACGAGTACCTCCCACACACCAGCCTCGACAAGTTCATCTTCG ATCCTATCCATGGTAACGAATTGGATTGGGAAACTAGAT GTGTTGCTAGGGGTCTTCTTTATCTTCATCAAGATTCTCGTCTCCGGATCATTCACCGTGATCTTAAAGCTAGTAACATACTGCTAGACGAGGAAATGACCCCGAAAATCGCAGACTTCGGACTGGCAAGGCTATTTGATATCGACCACACTACTCAACGCTACACGAATAGGGTCGTAGGGACTTT CGGATATATGGCTCCGGAGTATGTAATGCACGGACAGTTCTCGTTTAAAACAGATGTTTACAGTTTCGGTGTTTTGGTTCTTGAGATCATAAGTGGTAAGAAAAACAGCTGTTTCAGCGATGAGGACAGCATGGAAGGCCTCCTTACCTTC GCATGGAGAAATTGGAAGGAAGGTATTGCCTTGAATCTTGTGGACAAGGTTTTGATGACAATGTCAAGATATTCATCGAACATGATCCTGAGATGCATAAACATTGGTCTTCTTTGTGTCCAAGATAAAGTTTCAGAGAGGCCAAGCATGGCTTCGGTTCTTCTGATGTTAGATGGACATACTCTTGCTCTTTCAGAACCTTCAAGGCCTACGTTTTTCACACACAGTACAATGGTTTCAGATAGTTCCTCTTCTTTAGGACATATTGCAAAAACTTCAAATTATAATTCCAACACTGAGTTGTATCCTCGGTGA
- the LOC106301139 gene encoding transcription factor VIP1, translating into MGETDTDMMIHRHHSSLGSCSIPKQQQQQQEVEINPNNLIRSSAAAQFSSESGNSNSKRVGVPPTSPYSQIHSRSMSQPSSFFSFDSLPPLSPSPFRDHDHPSSLFTRLVGECLPPRKSHRRSNSDIPTGLSPIPPTPLERSTNPFVKKEDMDDLFSAYMNLDNIDASDNLSRDDMESSRASGTKTNSDTEGDSSSVNESGGGDLNNNNLKRRAGGGDIAPTSRHYRSVSVDSCFMDKLSFADDSLKQVSPTNSVDRAPAFSIEFNNGEFTAAEMKKIMANDKLAEMAISDPKRVKRILANRQSAARSKERKMRYIVELEHKVQTLQTEATTLSAQLTLLQRDMMGLTNQNNELKFRLQAMEQQARLRDALNEALNGEVQRLKLAIGESSHNNEADRSKMQSLNAEMFQQLNISQLRQQQPQSQSQSQQNGTMSTKPESNE; encoded by the exons ATGGGAGAAACAGACACTGATATGATGATCCACAGACACCATTCATCATTGGGCTCATGTTCAATTCCGAAGCAGCAGCAGCAGCAGCAGGAGGTGGAAATAAACCCTAATAATCTAATCCGCTCATCAGCAGCAGCTCAATTCTCCAGTGAGAGTGGCAATTCGAATTCGAAACGAGTGGGGGTTCCTCCGACATCTCCCTACTCTCAGATCCACTCACGGTCAATGTCACAGCCTTCCTCTTTCTTCTCCTTCGATTCCTTGCCTCCCTTGAGCCCTTCTCCCTTCCGCGATCACGACCACCCTTCTTCCTTGTTCACCAGACTCGTCGGGGAGTGTCTGCCTCCCAGAAAATCTCACCGGCGCTCCAACAGCGATATCCCCACCGGCTTGTCTCCCATCCCTCCTACACCTTTGGAGCGTTCGACCAATCCTTTCGTCAAGAAGGAAGACATGGATGATCTCTTCTCTGCCTACATGAATCTCGACAACATCGATGCCTCCGATAATCTTTCTCGGGATGATATGGAGAGCAGCAGAGCGAGCGGCACCAAGACTAATAGCGACACCGAGGGAGATAGCAGCAGTGTCAATGAGAGCGGCGGCGGCGATCTTAACAACAATAACTTGAAGAGAAGAGCCGGTGGAGGAGACATTGCTCCTACCTCCAGACATTACAGGAGTGTTTCTGTCGACAGTTGTTTCATGGACAAGCTCTCTTTTGCTGATGACTCCCTCAAGCAAGTTTCCCCCACCAATTCGGTTGATCGTGCTCCTGCATTTAGCATCGAGTTTAACAACGGCGAGTTCACTGCAGCTGAGATGAAGAAGATCATGGCCAATGATAAACTTGCTGAGATGGCCATCTCTGACCCTAAGCGTGTCAAAAG AATCTTGGCCAACCGTCAGTCAGCAGCGCGGTCAAAGGAGAGGAAGATGCGGTACATAGTGGAATTGGAACACAAAGTGCAGACTCTTCAGACCGAGGCTACTACTTTGTCTGCTCAGCTCACCCTTTTGCAG AGAGATATGATGGGGTTGACAAACCAGAACAATGAGCTCAAGTTTCGTCTTCAAGCTATGGAGCAGCAAGCGCGGCTTCGCGATG CTCTGAACGAAGCATTGAATGGGGAAGTCCAGCGACTGAAACTGGCAATTGGTGAGAGCAGCCACAACAACGAGGCTGACAGATCAAAGATGCAATCACTCAACGCAGAGATGTTCCAGCAACTCAACATCAGCCAGTTAAGACAGCAGCAGCCTCAGTCTCAGTCCCAGTCTCAGCAGAATGGAACCATGTCGACAAAACCTGAATCGAATGAATAG
- the LOC106306096 gene encoding protein BASIC PENTACYSTEINE5-like isoform X1, with protein sequence MSEDFLELSCSGNMMPQHQIKEQHNALVMNKKIMSILAERDAAVKERNEALAAKQEALAARDEALQQRDLAISERDNAIMERENALTALQHRENHLNYILDCAKRGGYQTCFTEETHLPNPSPLSTIPHEPPNTKTKKDRKQETARSKRKKSGGEDLNRQLASPGKKCRKDWDCNDVGLNLVTFDETTMPVPMCTCTGTARQCYKWGNGGWQSSCCTTTLSQYPLPQMPNKRHSRIGGRKMSGNVFSRLLSRLAGEGHDLSSPVDLKDYWARHGTNRYIIIK encoded by the exons ATGAGTGAGGATTTTTTG GAGCTAAGCTGCAGTGGGAATATGATGCCTCAGCATCAGATCAAGGAGCAACATAATGCTCTCGTGATGAATAAGAAGATCATGTCCATCCTTGCCGAGAGGGACGCTGCCGTCAAGGAAAGAAACGAAGCCCTGGCTGCTAAGCAGGAAGCTTTAGCCGCTCGGGATGAAGCCCTTCAGCAACGTGACTTGGCTATCTCTGAGAGAGATAATGCTATCATGGAGAGGGAAAATGCCTTAACTGCTCTTCAACACCGTGAAAACCATCTCAACTACATTTTGGATTGTGCAAAGCGTGGTGGCTACCAAACCTGTTTCACTGAAGAAACCCACTTGCCCAACCCTTCCCCATTGTCAACCATTCCACATGAACCACCCAACACCAAAACGAAAAAAGATCGCAAACAGGAAACGGCCCGGTCAAAGAGAAAGAAATCTGGCGGCGAAGATCTGAACCGTCAGCTTGCTTCTCCTGGGAAGAAATGCAGAAAGGATTGGGACTGTAACGATGTGGGTTTAAACCTTGTCACGTTCGATGAGACGACAATGCCAGTGCCCATGTGCACTTGCACCGGGACTGCTCGTCAGTGTTACAAATGGGGGAATGGCGGGTGGCAATCGTCTTGCTGCACAACCACTTTGTCTCAGTATCCGCTCCCGCAGATGCCAAACAAGCGGCATTCTCGAATAGGCGGTAGGAAAATGAGTGGAAACGTCTTCTCCAGGTTACTTAGCCGTTTAGCTGGTGAAGGGCACGACCTCTCCTCTCCGGTTGATCTCAAGGACTATTGGGCTAGGCATGGCACGAATCGCTACATCATTATCAAGTAG
- the LOC106305074 gene encoding auxin-responsive protein SAUR15 isoform X1 has product MAFLRSFLGGKQAMRSKSSSTPRGFMAVYVGENDDTKNRYVVPVSYLNQPLFQELLSKSEEEFGYDHPLGGLTQANVPCARGKSRHWLNHTVP; this is encoded by the coding sequence ATGGCTTTTCTGAGAAGTTTCTTGGGTGGTAAGCAAGCAATGCGGAGTAAATCATCTTCGACACCAAGAGGATTCATGGCGGTTTATGTTGGAGAGAATGATGACACGAAGAACAGATACGTTGTCCCAGTTTCATATTTGAATCAGCCTTTGTTTCAAGAACTGCTGAGTAAATCAGAGGAAGAGTTTGGGTATGATCATCCTTTGGGTGGCTTAACCCAAGCAAATGTGCCTTGTGCACGTGGCAAGAGCCGGCACTGGCTTAACCATACTGTGCCATGA